In Oryza brachyantha chromosome 1, ObraRS2, whole genome shotgun sequence, the following are encoded in one genomic region:
- the LOC121056270 gene encoding uncharacterized protein LOC121056270: MRRRGIRSFCHGVDSTSTMQRRRLVGADDASSSFLTVPPSSTSGQSVGVAEESGGEPAVTLEQMILQLDLEEAEAAAARRKERQQQQPRRASCVNSSDRVLRSARDALSQYPRFSLDGRDAMYRASFSDCYDGMGLASSSGAGGGSGHRRASVCCAAGDGNGYEMDLERTLRMPATVAGESVVWCKPGVVAKLMGLDAVPVPVRGAVAQRRGAAGGRRKTSGPPPPASAITGGRKRRVRRTGREEEEGLPELEKERLFMALHGYDVAGLGACHAGDLHPSVGPNVSGMGRGGEDGWGFRFPL; encoded by the coding sequence atgcgccgccgcggcataCGCAGCTTCTGCCATGGCGTCGACTCCACGTCCACCATgcagcggcgccggctggtcggcgccgacgacgcgtcgtcgtcgttcctcaccgtgccgccgtcgtcgacgtcggGTCAGTCCGTCGGCGTGGCcgaggagagcggcggcgagccggccgTCACGCTGGAGCAGATGATCCTGCAGCTGGAcctggaggaggcggaggcggcggcggcgaggaggaaggagcggcagcagcagcagccgcggcGCGCGTCGTGCGTGAACAGCTCCGACCGCGTGCTCCGCTCGGCGAGGGACGCGCTCAGCCAGTACCCGCGCTTCTCCCTCGACGGCCGCGACGCCATGTACCGGGCTTCCTTCAGCGACTGCTACGACGGCATGggcctcgcctcctcctccggcgccggcggcggaagcgGCCACCGGAGGGCGTCGGTGTGCTGCGCCGCCGGGGACGGGAACGGGTACGAGATGGACCTGGAGCGGACGCTGCGGATGCCGGCCACGGTGGCCGGCGAGAGCGTGGTGTGGTGCAAGCCCGGCGTAGTGGCCAAGCTCATGGGCCTGGACGCCGTGCCGGTGCCGGTCAGGGGAGCAGTAGCGCAGCGGaggggcgccgccggcgggaggaggaagacgagcgggccaccgccgccggcttccGCTATCACCGGCGGAAGGAAGCGGAGGGTGAGGAGgacggggagggaggaggaggaggggctcCCGGAGCTGGAGAAGGAGAGGCTCTTCATGGCGCTGCATGGCTATGACGTGGCAGGCTTGGGCGCGTGCCACGCTGGCGACCTTCACCCCAGCGTGGGGCCCAACGTCAGTGGGATGGGCAGGGGCGGGGAAGATGGCTGGGGATTTCGATTTCCTCTCTGA
- the LOC102718605 gene encoding transcription factor Pur-alpha 1 translates to MDGGGGGGGVGGGVMAGPGGVGVGGGGVGVGGGGGGDVELVSKTLQFEHKLFYFDLKENPRGRYLKISEKTSATRSTIIVPVAGVAWFLDLFDYYIRTDERDAFSKELRLDTKVFYFDIGENKRGRFLKVSEASVNRNRSTIIVPAGSSGEEGWEAFRNVLLEINNEASRLYVLPNHPNQQHLEPPERLPGLSDDVGAGFIAGHGSQSASGPEVDVERLVDLPPQEEISGMGMSKVIRADQKRFFFDLGSNNRGHYLRISEVAGADRSSIILPLSGLKQFHEMVGHFVDIMKDRLEGMTGANVRTVESSQR, encoded by the exons atggacggcgggggaggcggcggcggggtagGGGGAGGCGTCATGGCGGGGCCCGGAGGGGTCGGGgttggcggcggtggggttggggttgggggtggaggagggggagacgTGGAGCTCGTCAGCAAGACGCTGCAGTTCGAGCACAAGCTGTTCTACTTCGATCTGAAGGAGAACCCGCGGGGGAGGTACCTCAAGATCTCCGAGAAGACGTCGGCCACGCGCTCCACCATCATCGTCCCCGTCGCGGGGGTCGCCTGGTTCCTCGACCTCTTCGACTACTACATCCGCACCGACGAGCGCGACGCCTTCAGCAAGGAGCTCCGCCTCGACACCAAG GTGTTCTATTTCGATATTGGGGAGAACAAGAGAGGCCGCTTCCTCAAG GTTTCAGAGGCATCTGTCAATAGAAACCGAAGTACGATAATTGTTCCAGCTGGTAGTTCTGGTGAAGAAGGTTGGGAAGCATTCAGGAATGTATTGTTGGAAATAAATAATGAGGCTTCCCGACTTTATGTTCTACCAAACCATCCTAATCAG CAACACTTGGAACCTCCAGAGCGCCTTCCTGGACTTTCGGATGATGTCGGTGCTGGGTTTATAGCTGGACATGGAAGCCAATCTGCTTCTGGACCAGAGGTAGATGTTGAACGCCTGGTTGATCTGCCTCCTCAGGAAGAAATTAGTGGCATGGGCATGTCTAAGGTCATAAGGGCAGATCAAAAGAGGTTCTTCTTTGACCTGGGCAGTAACAACAGGGGTCATTACTTGAGAATTTCTGAG GTGGCTGGAGCTGATCGGTCGTCGATAATCTTGCCACTTTCTGGTTTGAAGCAATTCCATGAAATGGTTGGCCACTTTGTAGATATAATGAAGGACAGGCTGGAAGGGATGACGGGCGCGAATGTGCGCACAGTGGAGTCCAGTCAGAGATGA